From the genome of Nasonia vitripennis strain AsymCx chromosome 1, Nvit_psr_1.1, whole genome shotgun sequence, one region includes:
- the LOC100120252 gene encoding serine/threonine-protein phosphatase 4 regulatory subunit 1 isoform X3, protein MVGKLLIIIFQNAVKSKLCVNPDEVFQPVLEHVIHDKESTVRSSLVECLPHVALLYQESPYLFGENLVCCILTIILVYLRDEDNQVRQDAQTALRMLLERKLLDDDQIQNSVCGVIIQLSRHSGPEFQTLALTLMTKVSPHIGDELTEKLFLDRFIELCTSESFFVRRVCASIMGEFCTIMSDETVHNKLLPIYANLCQDSVWGVRKTSVDVMMSVARCVPLLLRRRLLSKLLVNFLNDESRWVRRSAYEILGPFISTFAKQFHELVYDPYKGELLVVHQYEGGWQRWNVVPVTKTSDILAENLSNMDNNSCKANSMTVAERFSGKGIRRLKLAFNNNRSSGNPHTDTESAKFNTFQYYYDPPNMPLDPALVNSIIDDNVATTMAGVDAKVYCDENDGNDNANDEKTDRKKDTNENIDNSEELQLQQDSNDDIDVKEQQQQERINRIREQENKQNEDGGNNEEEVDDEEDEKDDDGHNNKTSEQYTRRRILERVYPGDLSRFRRSQVSLNSSLSNLNNTEDDDADEIVPRILVDHFVSMAEQQNPSNDVGPDLDYHCAFSFPAVVLTLGKENWHRLKDAYKKLASAVPWKVRSTLASSIHEIAIIIEKEYAARDLVPIYNGFIKDLDEVRIGAIRHFFTFLQHLSPQDRMQYLLKLNDFLITDNKWNWRLREELVKQLWEIIHLYQRIDVSEYIAPLLLHLLQDRVAAVRQEALYAVDKTIAYLACHRDDPLAIAMIQEMRDLLMMHAEKRWVIRQTYALLCSKLASNMVVSGEVFAKELLPYLLELYNDKVPNVRLVVARTLARDVVRITDFPNAELMKEVQQKLKIMQSDCDRDVRIFASEAEPDQFY, encoded by the exons ATGGTCGGCAAGCTGCTGATTATCATCTTTCAGAATGCAGTGAAATCAAAACTTTGCGTGAATCCCGATGAAGTTTTTCAACCAGTTCTCGAGCACGTTATCCACGATAAAG aaagCACCGTAAGGTCGTCGCTGGTCGAGTGTCTTCCCCACGTAGCTCTGCTCTACCAGGAGTCGCCTTACCTCTTCGGCGAGAACCTCGTCTGCTGCATCCTAACGATCATCCTCGTCTACCTTCGAGATGAAGATAATCAG GTGCGACAAGATGCGCAAACGGCTCTTAGGATGCTCCTCGAGCGTAAACTGCTGGACGACGATCAGATCCAGAACAGCGTCTGCGGCGTCATCATCCAGCTTTCCCGCCACAGCGGCCCGGAATTCCAGACCTTGGCGCTCACC CTCATGACAAAAGTCAGCCCTCACATAGGAGATGAACTCacggaaaaattatttctcgaCCGATTTATCGAGCTGTGTACGAGTGAGAGCTTCTTCGTCAGAAGAGTGTGTGCCTCCATTATGGGCGAGTTCTGTACAATAATGTCCGATGAAACTGTTCACAACAAATTA CTGCCGATATACGCAAATTTGTGCCAAGACTCGGTCTGGGGCGTACGCAAGACGTCAGTAGACGTGATGATGTCAGTGGCGCGCTGCGTGCCCCTGTTACTGCGTCGTCGCCTGCTATCCAAATTATTGGttaattttttgaatgatgAGTCGCGCTGGGTGCGACGCTCTGCCTATGAAATACTCGGGCCATTTATATCCACATTTGCCAAGCAGTTTCACGAACTCGTTTACGATCCGTATAAGGGAGAGCTCCTGGTTGTGCACCAGTACGAGGGTGGCTGGCAAAGATGGAACGT AGTTCCTGTCACCAAAACCAGTGACATACTTGCTGAGAACCTTTCTAATATGGATAACAATTCATGTAAAGCAAATAGCATGACAGTAGCT GAACGTTTTTCGGGGAAAGGTATCAGAAGGCTCAAATTGGCCTTCAATAATAATCGTTCGTCCGGGAACCCTCATACTGATACTGAATCTGCAAAGTTCAATACGTTTCAGTATTACTACGATCCTCCAAATATGCCATTGGATCCAGCCCTCGTCAATTCCATCATCGATGATAATGTAGCGACGACGATGGCCGGCGTTGATGCCAAAGTTTACTGCGATGAAAACGATG GTAATGACAATGCGAATGATGAGAAAACTGATAGAAAAAAAGACACAAATGAGAATATAGATAATAGTGAGGAGCTACAATTACAGCAAGACAGCAATGATGATATAGATGTtaaagagcagcagcaacaagaACGTATTAACAGAATTCGTGAACAGGAAAATAAGCAAAATGAGGATGGGGGTAACAATGAAGAAGAGGTAGACGATGAAGAGGATGAGAAAGATGACGATGGTCACAATAATAAGACTTCGGAACAATACACAAGAAGGAGAATACTGGAAAGAGTCTATCCTGGTGATCTAAGTCGTTTTCGTCGTAGCCAAGTATCCTTGAACTCTTCCCTTTCGAATTTAAACAACACCGAAGACGATGATGCAGATGAAATTGTTCCTCGAATTCTCGTTGACCATTTTGTCTCGATGGCTGAACAACAAAATCCTTCAAATGATGTTGGTCCAGATTTGGACTATCATTGCGCCTTCAGTTTTCCCGCCGTTGTACTAACCTTGGGAAAAGAGAACTGGCATCGACTGAAG gaCGCATACAAAAAATTGGCAAGCGCAGTGCCATGGAAAGTACGCAGTACATTAGCATCCAGTATCCACGAGATAGccattattattgaaaaagagTACGCGGCCCGAGATCTTGTACCAATTTACAATGGTTTTATCAAAGATCTAGACGAGGTCAGGATTGGAGCAATCAGGCATTTCTTCACGTTTTTACAACATCTTAGCCCGCAAGACCGTATGCAGTATCTGCTTAAGCTCAACGACTTTTTAATTACCGACAATAAGTGGAATTGGAGACTTCGTGAGGAATTGGTAAAGCAGTTGTGGGAAATCATACATCTTTATCAGCGCATCGACGTATCGGAGTACATTGCGCCTCTTCTACTGCACCTCTTGCAAGACAGAGTGGCAGCTGTTAGGCAAGAAGCCCTTTATGCT GTGGATAAAACAATAGCATATTTGGCCTGCCACAGAGATGATCCATTAGCAATAGCCATGATTCAAGAAATGAGGGATCTATTGATGATGCATGCGGAGAAACGATGGGTCATAAGGCAGACCTACGCCCTTTTGTGTTCAAAGCTCGCGAGCAATATGGTTGTTAGCGGTGAAGTCTTTGCCAAAGAGCTGCTGCCCTATTTGCTCGAACTTTATAACGACAAAGTTCCCAACGTCAGGCTAGTTGTTGCTAGAACACTTGCTAGAGATGTTGTTAGGATAA CCGATTTCCCTAATGCAGAACTGATGAAAGAAGTGCAACAGAAGTTGAAAATAATGCAGTCAGATTGTGACAGAGATGTGCGTATATTCGCGAGCGAAGCAGAACCCGaccaattttattaa
- the LOC100120252 gene encoding serine/threonine-protein phosphatase 4 regulatory subunit 1 isoform X1: MADVSYFQNAELEDSSDGLEDDYGKDDQQGDSGSEKDGGPQLTPMDRLFQHAVSDKLGERQMVGKLLIIIFQNAVKSKLCVNPDEVFQPVLEHVIHDKESTVRSSLVECLPHVALLYQESPYLFGENLVCCILTIILVYLRDEDNQVRQDAQTALRMLLERKLLDDDQIQNSVCGVIIQLSRHSGPEFQTLALTLMTKVSPHIGDELTEKLFLDRFIELCTSESFFVRRVCASIMGEFCTIMSDETVHNKLLPIYANLCQDSVWGVRKTSVDVMMSVARCVPLLLRRRLLSKLLVNFLNDESRWVRRSAYEILGPFISTFAKQFHELVYDPYKGELLVVHQYEGGWQRWNVVPVTKTSDILAENLSNMDNNSCKANSMTVAERFSGKGIRRLKLAFNNNRSSGNPHTDTESAKFNTFQYYYDPPNMPLDPALVNSIIDDNVATTMAGVDAKVYCDENDGNDNANDEKTDRKKDTNENIDNSEELQLQQDSNDDIDVKEQQQQERINRIREQENKQNEDGGNNEEEVDDEEDEKDDDGHNNKTSEQYTRRRILERVYPGDLSRFRRSQVSLNSSLSNLNNTEDDDADEIVPRILVDHFVSMAEQQNPSNDVGPDLDYHCAFSFPAVVLTLGKENWHRLKDAYKKLASAVPWKVRSTLASSIHEIAIIIEKEYAARDLVPIYNGFIKDLDEVRIGAIRHFFTFLQHLSPQDRMQYLLKLNDFLITDNKWNWRLREELVKQLWEIIHLYQRIDVSEYIAPLLLHLLQDRVAAVRQEALYAVDKTIAYLACHRDDPLAIAMIQEMRDLLMMHAEKRWVIRQTYALLCSKLASNMVVSGEVFAKELLPYLLELYNDKVPNVRLVVARTLARDVVRITDFPNAELMKEVQQKLKIMQSDCDRDVRIFASEAEPDQFY, encoded by the exons GCAGATGGTCGGCAAGCTGCTGATTATCATCTTTCAGAATGCAGTGAAATCAAAACTTTGCGTGAATCCCGATGAAGTTTTTCAACCAGTTCTCGAGCACGTTATCCACGATAAAG aaagCACCGTAAGGTCGTCGCTGGTCGAGTGTCTTCCCCACGTAGCTCTGCTCTACCAGGAGTCGCCTTACCTCTTCGGCGAGAACCTCGTCTGCTGCATCCTAACGATCATCCTCGTCTACCTTCGAGATGAAGATAATCAG GTGCGACAAGATGCGCAAACGGCTCTTAGGATGCTCCTCGAGCGTAAACTGCTGGACGACGATCAGATCCAGAACAGCGTCTGCGGCGTCATCATCCAGCTTTCCCGCCACAGCGGCCCGGAATTCCAGACCTTGGCGCTCACC CTCATGACAAAAGTCAGCCCTCACATAGGAGATGAACTCacggaaaaattatttctcgaCCGATTTATCGAGCTGTGTACGAGTGAGAGCTTCTTCGTCAGAAGAGTGTGTGCCTCCATTATGGGCGAGTTCTGTACAATAATGTCCGATGAAACTGTTCACAACAAATTA CTGCCGATATACGCAAATTTGTGCCAAGACTCGGTCTGGGGCGTACGCAAGACGTCAGTAGACGTGATGATGTCAGTGGCGCGCTGCGTGCCCCTGTTACTGCGTCGTCGCCTGCTATCCAAATTATTGGttaattttttgaatgatgAGTCGCGCTGGGTGCGACGCTCTGCCTATGAAATACTCGGGCCATTTATATCCACATTTGCCAAGCAGTTTCACGAACTCGTTTACGATCCGTATAAGGGAGAGCTCCTGGTTGTGCACCAGTACGAGGGTGGCTGGCAAAGATGGAACGT AGTTCCTGTCACCAAAACCAGTGACATACTTGCTGAGAACCTTTCTAATATGGATAACAATTCATGTAAAGCAAATAGCATGACAGTAGCT GAACGTTTTTCGGGGAAAGGTATCAGAAGGCTCAAATTGGCCTTCAATAATAATCGTTCGTCCGGGAACCCTCATACTGATACTGAATCTGCAAAGTTCAATACGTTTCAGTATTACTACGATCCTCCAAATATGCCATTGGATCCAGCCCTCGTCAATTCCATCATCGATGATAATGTAGCGACGACGATGGCCGGCGTTGATGCCAAAGTTTACTGCGATGAAAACGATG GTAATGACAATGCGAATGATGAGAAAACTGATAGAAAAAAAGACACAAATGAGAATATAGATAATAGTGAGGAGCTACAATTACAGCAAGACAGCAATGATGATATAGATGTtaaagagcagcagcaacaagaACGTATTAACAGAATTCGTGAACAGGAAAATAAGCAAAATGAGGATGGGGGTAACAATGAAGAAGAGGTAGACGATGAAGAGGATGAGAAAGATGACGATGGTCACAATAATAAGACTTCGGAACAATACACAAGAAGGAGAATACTGGAAAGAGTCTATCCTGGTGATCTAAGTCGTTTTCGTCGTAGCCAAGTATCCTTGAACTCTTCCCTTTCGAATTTAAACAACACCGAAGACGATGATGCAGATGAAATTGTTCCTCGAATTCTCGTTGACCATTTTGTCTCGATGGCTGAACAACAAAATCCTTCAAATGATGTTGGTCCAGATTTGGACTATCATTGCGCCTTCAGTTTTCCCGCCGTTGTACTAACCTTGGGAAAAGAGAACTGGCATCGACTGAAG gaCGCATACAAAAAATTGGCAAGCGCAGTGCCATGGAAAGTACGCAGTACATTAGCATCCAGTATCCACGAGATAGccattattattgaaaaagagTACGCGGCCCGAGATCTTGTACCAATTTACAATGGTTTTATCAAAGATCTAGACGAGGTCAGGATTGGAGCAATCAGGCATTTCTTCACGTTTTTACAACATCTTAGCCCGCAAGACCGTATGCAGTATCTGCTTAAGCTCAACGACTTTTTAATTACCGACAATAAGTGGAATTGGAGACTTCGTGAGGAATTGGTAAAGCAGTTGTGGGAAATCATACATCTTTATCAGCGCATCGACGTATCGGAGTACATTGCGCCTCTTCTACTGCACCTCTTGCAAGACAGAGTGGCAGCTGTTAGGCAAGAAGCCCTTTATGCT GTGGATAAAACAATAGCATATTTGGCCTGCCACAGAGATGATCCATTAGCAATAGCCATGATTCAAGAAATGAGGGATCTATTGATGATGCATGCGGAGAAACGATGGGTCATAAGGCAGACCTACGCCCTTTTGTGTTCAAAGCTCGCGAGCAATATGGTTGTTAGCGGTGAAGTCTTTGCCAAAGAGCTGCTGCCCTATTTGCTCGAACTTTATAACGACAAAGTTCCCAACGTCAGGCTAGTTGTTGCTAGAACACTTGCTAGAGATGTTGTTAGGATAA CCGATTTCCCTAATGCAGAACTGATGAAAGAAGTGCAACAGAAGTTGAAAATAATGCAGTCAGATTGTGACAGAGATGTGCGTATATTCGCGAGCGAAGCAGAACCCGaccaattttattaa
- the LOC103317886 gene encoding stress response protein NST1-like isoform X2 — protein MPARLRCCCYSIAIAWMTIIATSHALVPSEDLRSFVVEKNRRTIGSLFVADASSASGENSEAKKKSLLRMTSPEIFQDSDSLFDSDSNAPHVRVKRIANSIDTLARSSEKSTFSYRDRRRNPQKIFKRFAIQETNPADENEAEYSNFDEGNVDFPGNAFLGDEISRKRNHLEDVYPEVTDLPKTEESRAKRSNVANRRKRDRQHRDEENEEEYDDVDCVDDEDFYYDDEIEDRQTDSRSKNYEEEEEEKEQKMKKRTSASSASESKSNSDRLSESGRNSKVVDDEEQLAALKGKSSADSSTSSKKSYKDTQTKEKTKPKKKPTEIKSKDDQKKRANGRKGKTKSESKQSKNKAKPKPTDKKKDKKRAKPTSKSKSSQKVEKSTAPAVHRVTTESIANVNSNEDGNDKCAEEEEDNAGEDRGDKERLKRNKSILVKAVPQEGSVKELQIFQRADNSKKKTDKSDKKTTVAPNKVQSEATLGKSDKYIGEVKDLLGRLIVKIDDLHNLVSEMRSTKVNRQELVDEKITRSNFPVDRRRPRPCSFRRSSSSSSVLWSPWTRWSSCSVSCGRGSQTRDRRCLGGCDHQLNIESQTRVCHLSECPPAKFLGIF, from the exons cTAGCGGAGAAAATAGCGAAGCCAAAAAGAAGTCTTTGCTAAGAATGACCAGTCCGGAAATCTTTCAAGACTCGGACAGTTTATTCGATTCTGATTCCAACGCACCTCACGTACGCGTAAAGCGAATTGCCAATTCAATAGATACACTTGCGCGATCGAGTGAAAAGTCGACATTCTCATACAGA GATCGACGCCGCAATCCTCAAAAAATATTCAAGCGATTCGCGATCCAAGAAACAAATCCAGCTGACGAGAACGAGGCCGAGTACTCGAACTTTGATGAAGGAAACGTCGACTTCCCCGGCAACGCTTTTCTTGGCGACGAAATCTCGAGAAAGCGAAATCATCTCGAAGACGTGTATCCCGAAGTTACCGATTTACCAAAAACAGAGGAAAG TCGAGCAAAACGGTCGAATGTCGCGAACAGGCGGAAACGAGATCGGCAGCACAGAGACGAGGAAAACGAGGAAGAGTACGACGATGTAGATTGTGTCGACGACGAAGATTTTTACTATGACGACGAGATAGAGGACAGACAAACAGATTCGCGATCCAAAAATtacgaggaagaggaggaagaaaaagagcaAAAGATGAAGAAACGCAC ATCGGCATCGAGCGCAAGCGAGTCAAAATCGAATAGCGATCGGCTGTCTGAAAGTGGGCGGAATTCAAAAGTTGTCGACGACGAAGAACAGTTGGCTGCTCTAAAGGGAAAATCATCAGCGGATTCATCTACTTCTTCGAAAAAGTCCTACAAAGATACACAGACGAAGGAAAAGACGAAACCGAAGAAGAAACCAACTGAAATCAAATCAAAGGACGACCAAAAGAAACGAGCCAACGGCAGAAAAGGCAAAACCAAATCCGAATCCAAACAAAGCAAGAACAAAGCCAAGCCAAAACCGACTGATAAGAAAAAAGACAAGAAACGAGCCAAACCAACGTCGAAGTCTAAAAGCTCGCAAAAGGTGGAGAAGAGCACTGCACCTGCGGTACACAGAGTTACCACTGAATCAATCGCAAACGTCAACAGTAACGAAGACGGCAATGACAAATGCGCAGAGGAAGAAGAGGATAACGCGGGGGAAGATAGGGGCGATAAGGAGAGACTCAAACGCAACAAGAGCATCTTGGTCAAGGCTGTTCCTCAAGAAGGTTCAGTGAAGGAGTTGCAGATCTTTCAGAGAGCCGATAACTCAAAAAAGAagacagataagagcgacaaaAAGACTACGGTGGCCCCAAACAAGGTTCAGAGCGAGGCAACGCTCGGGAAATCGGATAAGTACATTGGCGAAGTGAAGGACCTATTGGGCAGACTGATCGTTAAG ATTGATGACCTGCACAACCTCGTATCTGAAATGAGAAGCACGAAAGTCAATCGCCAAGAACTCGTCGACGAAA AAATTACGAGGTCGAACTTTCCCGTTGACAGACGGAGGCCGCGCCCCTGCAGCTTCCGTAGAAGTTCCTCGTCATCATCGGTCCTCTGGAGTCCGTGGACGCGCTGGAGTAGCTGCAGCGTAAGCTGTGGTCGTGGAAGCCAGACCCGCGACCGACGCTGTCTCGGCGGCTGCGACCATCAGCTTAACATTGAGAGTCAGACTAGAGTCTGTCATCTTTCCGAATGTCCGCCTGCCAAGTTTCTCGGCATCTTCTAA
- the LOC100120252 gene encoding serine/threonine-protein phosphatase 4 regulatory subunit 1 isoform X2 translates to MDRLFQHAVSDKLGERQMVGKLLIIIFQNAVKSKLCVNPDEVFQPVLEHVIHDKESTVRSSLVECLPHVALLYQESPYLFGENLVCCILTIILVYLRDEDNQVRQDAQTALRMLLERKLLDDDQIQNSVCGVIIQLSRHSGPEFQTLALTLMTKVSPHIGDELTEKLFLDRFIELCTSESFFVRRVCASIMGEFCTIMSDETVHNKLLPIYANLCQDSVWGVRKTSVDVMMSVARCVPLLLRRRLLSKLLVNFLNDESRWVRRSAYEILGPFISTFAKQFHELVYDPYKGELLVVHQYEGGWQRWNVVPVTKTSDILAENLSNMDNNSCKANSMTVAERFSGKGIRRLKLAFNNNRSSGNPHTDTESAKFNTFQYYYDPPNMPLDPALVNSIIDDNVATTMAGVDAKVYCDENDGNDNANDEKTDRKKDTNENIDNSEELQLQQDSNDDIDVKEQQQQERINRIREQENKQNEDGGNNEEEVDDEEDEKDDDGHNNKTSEQYTRRRILERVYPGDLSRFRRSQVSLNSSLSNLNNTEDDDADEIVPRILVDHFVSMAEQQNPSNDVGPDLDYHCAFSFPAVVLTLGKENWHRLKDAYKKLASAVPWKVRSTLASSIHEIAIIIEKEYAARDLVPIYNGFIKDLDEVRIGAIRHFFTFLQHLSPQDRMQYLLKLNDFLITDNKWNWRLREELVKQLWEIIHLYQRIDVSEYIAPLLLHLLQDRVAAVRQEALYAVDKTIAYLACHRDDPLAIAMIQEMRDLLMMHAEKRWVIRQTYALLCSKLASNMVVSGEVFAKELLPYLLELYNDKVPNVRLVVARTLARDVVRITDFPNAELMKEVQQKLKIMQSDCDRDVRIFASEAEPDQFY, encoded by the exons GCAGATGGTCGGCAAGCTGCTGATTATCATCTTTCAGAATGCAGTGAAATCAAAACTTTGCGTGAATCCCGATGAAGTTTTTCAACCAGTTCTCGAGCACGTTATCCACGATAAAG aaagCACCGTAAGGTCGTCGCTGGTCGAGTGTCTTCCCCACGTAGCTCTGCTCTACCAGGAGTCGCCTTACCTCTTCGGCGAGAACCTCGTCTGCTGCATCCTAACGATCATCCTCGTCTACCTTCGAGATGAAGATAATCAG GTGCGACAAGATGCGCAAACGGCTCTTAGGATGCTCCTCGAGCGTAAACTGCTGGACGACGATCAGATCCAGAACAGCGTCTGCGGCGTCATCATCCAGCTTTCCCGCCACAGCGGCCCGGAATTCCAGACCTTGGCGCTCACC CTCATGACAAAAGTCAGCCCTCACATAGGAGATGAACTCacggaaaaattatttctcgaCCGATTTATCGAGCTGTGTACGAGTGAGAGCTTCTTCGTCAGAAGAGTGTGTGCCTCCATTATGGGCGAGTTCTGTACAATAATGTCCGATGAAACTGTTCACAACAAATTA CTGCCGATATACGCAAATTTGTGCCAAGACTCGGTCTGGGGCGTACGCAAGACGTCAGTAGACGTGATGATGTCAGTGGCGCGCTGCGTGCCCCTGTTACTGCGTCGTCGCCTGCTATCCAAATTATTGGttaattttttgaatgatgAGTCGCGCTGGGTGCGACGCTCTGCCTATGAAATACTCGGGCCATTTATATCCACATTTGCCAAGCAGTTTCACGAACTCGTTTACGATCCGTATAAGGGAGAGCTCCTGGTTGTGCACCAGTACGAGGGTGGCTGGCAAAGATGGAACGT AGTTCCTGTCACCAAAACCAGTGACATACTTGCTGAGAACCTTTCTAATATGGATAACAATTCATGTAAAGCAAATAGCATGACAGTAGCT GAACGTTTTTCGGGGAAAGGTATCAGAAGGCTCAAATTGGCCTTCAATAATAATCGTTCGTCCGGGAACCCTCATACTGATACTGAATCTGCAAAGTTCAATACGTTTCAGTATTACTACGATCCTCCAAATATGCCATTGGATCCAGCCCTCGTCAATTCCATCATCGATGATAATGTAGCGACGACGATGGCCGGCGTTGATGCCAAAGTTTACTGCGATGAAAACGATG GTAATGACAATGCGAATGATGAGAAAACTGATAGAAAAAAAGACACAAATGAGAATATAGATAATAGTGAGGAGCTACAATTACAGCAAGACAGCAATGATGATATAGATGTtaaagagcagcagcaacaagaACGTATTAACAGAATTCGTGAACAGGAAAATAAGCAAAATGAGGATGGGGGTAACAATGAAGAAGAGGTAGACGATGAAGAGGATGAGAAAGATGACGATGGTCACAATAATAAGACTTCGGAACAATACACAAGAAGGAGAATACTGGAAAGAGTCTATCCTGGTGATCTAAGTCGTTTTCGTCGTAGCCAAGTATCCTTGAACTCTTCCCTTTCGAATTTAAACAACACCGAAGACGATGATGCAGATGAAATTGTTCCTCGAATTCTCGTTGACCATTTTGTCTCGATGGCTGAACAACAAAATCCTTCAAATGATGTTGGTCCAGATTTGGACTATCATTGCGCCTTCAGTTTTCCCGCCGTTGTACTAACCTTGGGAAAAGAGAACTGGCATCGACTGAAG gaCGCATACAAAAAATTGGCAAGCGCAGTGCCATGGAAAGTACGCAGTACATTAGCATCCAGTATCCACGAGATAGccattattattgaaaaagagTACGCGGCCCGAGATCTTGTACCAATTTACAATGGTTTTATCAAAGATCTAGACGAGGTCAGGATTGGAGCAATCAGGCATTTCTTCACGTTTTTACAACATCTTAGCCCGCAAGACCGTATGCAGTATCTGCTTAAGCTCAACGACTTTTTAATTACCGACAATAAGTGGAATTGGAGACTTCGTGAGGAATTGGTAAAGCAGTTGTGGGAAATCATACATCTTTATCAGCGCATCGACGTATCGGAGTACATTGCGCCTCTTCTACTGCACCTCTTGCAAGACAGAGTGGCAGCTGTTAGGCAAGAAGCCCTTTATGCT GTGGATAAAACAATAGCATATTTGGCCTGCCACAGAGATGATCCATTAGCAATAGCCATGATTCAAGAAATGAGGGATCTATTGATGATGCATGCGGAGAAACGATGGGTCATAAGGCAGACCTACGCCCTTTTGTGTTCAAAGCTCGCGAGCAATATGGTTGTTAGCGGTGAAGTCTTTGCCAAAGAGCTGCTGCCCTATTTGCTCGAACTTTATAACGACAAAGTTCCCAACGTCAGGCTAGTTGTTGCTAGAACACTTGCTAGAGATGTTGTTAGGATAA CCGATTTCCCTAATGCAGAACTGATGAAAGAAGTGCAACAGAAGTTGAAAATAATGCAGTCAGATTGTGACAGAGATGTGCGTATATTCGCGAGCGAAGCAGAACCCGaccaattttattaa